The following are from one region of the Veillonella nakazawae genome:
- the fabZ gene encoding 3-hydroxyacyl-ACP dehydratase FabZ: protein MILNHEDILEILPHRYPMLLVDRIVELEPMKRAVGIKNATFNELFFQGHFPGNPVMPGVLLTEAIAQVGGIALLYPEENRGLTPMFTGIDKVRFRHPVKPGDQVRMEVDIVKIKGKMGKVEGRAYVGDKLCASGEYMFALV from the coding sequence ATGATTCTTAATCACGAAGACATTTTAGAAATTTTACCTCATCGTTATCCTATGCTTTTGGTAGATCGCATCGTTGAGTTAGAACCTATGAAACGCGCTGTGGGTATTAAAAATGCTACATTCAACGAATTGTTCTTCCAAGGTCACTTCCCAGGTAATCCAGTAATGCCAGGCGTGTTATTGACTGAGGCTATTGCACAAGTTGGTGGTATTGCTTTGTTATATCCTGAAGAAAACCGCGGTCTTACACCTATGTTTACAGGTATTGATAAAGTTCGTTTCCGTCATCCTGTAAAACCTGGTGATCAAGTACGTATGGAAGTTGATATTGTAAAGATCAAAGGTAAAATGGGTAAGGTTGAAGGCCGTGCCTATGTTGGCGACAAATTGTGCGCTAGCGGTGAATACATGTTTGCCCTTGTATAA
- the kdsB gene encoding 3-deoxy-manno-octulosonate cytidylyltransferase translates to MKFGCVIPARYGSTRLPGKPLADIAGKPMIERVYARVSQATKTECTIVATDDERVYSAVQNFGGSVMMTDPNHPTGTDRLAEVANHYTDLDVIINVQGDEPMIEPKLIDELAQLFEEDPNLQMATVATPLLEDEYAEPSAVKVILNNRNDAMYFSRSLIPYPRRDFVRAPLKHIGIYAYRRYFLLNYAKMEPTPAEQTESLEQLRALENGYTIRVILTDKRFIGVDTPEDLARVNAIYEQEEK, encoded by the coding sequence GTGAAGTTTGGATGCGTTATTCCTGCTCGTTATGGTTCTACAAGATTACCAGGAAAACCATTAGCGGATATAGCAGGTAAACCAATGATTGAACGTGTTTATGCAAGAGTGTCACAAGCGACAAAAACTGAGTGTACTATTGTTGCTACAGATGATGAACGTGTATATTCTGCAGTTCAAAACTTTGGAGGTTCTGTTATGATGACAGACCCTAATCACCCTACAGGAACTGATCGATTAGCCGAGGTTGCTAATCATTATACAGACTTAGATGTCATTATTAATGTTCAAGGTGATGAGCCTATGATTGAGCCAAAACTTATTGATGAATTGGCCCAACTTTTTGAAGAAGATCCAAACTTACAAATGGCAACTGTAGCCACTCCTTTATTGGAGGATGAATACGCTGAACCATCAGCTGTAAAGGTTATTTTAAATAATCGCAATGATGCGATGTATTTTTCTAGATCCTTAATTCCGTATCCACGTCGTGATTTTGTACGTGCGCCGTTAAAACATATTGGCATCTATGCATATCGTAGATATTTCTTATTAAACTATGCAAAGATGGAACCAACACCAGCGGAGCAAACCGAATCGTTAGAGCAATTGCGCGCTCTTGAAAATGGCTATACTATTCGTGTTATTCTTACAGATAAACGATTTATCGGTGTTGATACACCGGAAGACTTAGCTCGTGTAAATGCAATTTACGAGCAAGAGGAGAAATAA
- the lpxC gene encoding UDP-3-O-acyl-N-acetylglucosamine deacetylase, with amino-acid sequence MSKPQQTIKQAISYQGIGLHSGEPVNMVFKPAPENTGIVFIRTDIEGHPSVRAHIDNVTNTMRATTLENGEAKVFTVEHVMAAFSAMNIDNCYIEMDSPEPAVGDGSSAIFVGLIEEAGIQEQTAPRHVYKITRSHAIYDGDRFVVILPYDGYRITFTSVNSHPLLGTQNCDFEVSPEYFKEHISAARTIGFMKELEQLQAMGLAKGGTLDNALVYDDEKCLSIPRFDDELVRHKALDVVGDLFLLGRIEGHVIAMKSSHELNSKLARSIMEEIRETQP; translated from the coding sequence ATGAGTAAGCCACAACAAACAATTAAACAGGCTATTTCATATCAAGGGATTGGCCTTCATAGCGGTGAACCAGTGAATATGGTTTTTAAACCTGCACCTGAAAATACAGGAATTGTGTTTATCCGCACGGACATTGAAGGTCATCCTTCTGTGCGAGCACACATTGATAATGTGACGAACACTATGCGCGCTACTACATTGGAAAATGGTGAAGCAAAGGTTTTCACTGTAGAACATGTTATGGCTGCGTTCAGTGCTATGAATATTGATAACTGTTATATCGAGATGGATTCTCCTGAACCTGCTGTAGGTGATGGTAGTAGTGCTATTTTTGTAGGCCTTATAGAAGAGGCTGGCATTCAAGAACAAACAGCACCACGTCATGTATATAAAATAACTCGCTCCCATGCTATTTATGATGGTGATCGTTTTGTAGTTATTTTGCCATACGATGGCTATCGCATTACATTTACATCGGTTAACAGTCATCCGTTACTTGGTACGCAAAATTGCGATTTTGAGGTTTCACCAGAATACTTTAAAGAGCATATTAGTGCTGCTAGAACTATCGGATTTATGAAAGAATTAGAACAATTACAGGCTATGGGCCTTGCAAAAGGTGGTACCTTAGATAATGCGTTAGTTTATGATGATGAGAAGTGTTTGTCTATACCTCGCTTTGATGACGAATTAGTTCGTCATAAGGCATTAGACGTAGTAGGCGACTTATTCTTATTAGGACGAATCGAAGGTCATGTAATTGCTATGAAATCGAGTCATGAATTAAACTCAAAATTGGCTCGTAGTATAATGGAAGAAATAAGGGAGACACAGCCATGA
- a CDS encoding 3-deoxy-D-manno-octulosonic acid transferase translates to MYWIYNVLLIFYWIGLIPVILYRLAFEDGFYERIKQSAGYMPASLLKKIEGRRAIWIHAASVGEIVATSPLVKEVKKEFPEAVVVVSVVTATGHAMAHRIIPEAEGIIFFPLDLPYLTRKILHIIKPITILLVETEIWPNFLRIAQSEDIPVMMVNGRISDRSMKRYKYISAFTKEMLRSIERFCMQSKFDAAHIEVLGAHTPDITVTGNMKYDQTYATVSNEEKQSLLEEFGFGNNHPIIIAGSTHKGEEETIFETFKQVLQEYPQARLLIAPREIYRGHDVQNLAKRYELNAICRSDMTEPVHEGIPVVVLDTIGELGRLYSLGDIIFVGGSLVKTGGHNILEPAAHGKPILVGPYMFNFKEIFALLHSRHACEQVKNGKELTDMVLRLCKDKDLSTEMGQNCLDIIRENRGATQRNTQELRQLFEKHHIIP, encoded by the coding sequence ATGTACTGGATATATAATGTATTGCTCATATTTTATTGGATTGGCTTGATTCCGGTTATTTTATACCGTCTCGCCTTTGAAGATGGATTTTATGAGCGTATCAAACAGAGTGCAGGCTATATGCCAGCCTCATTACTAAAGAAAATTGAAGGACGTCGTGCTATTTGGATTCATGCTGCTTCTGTAGGGGAAATTGTAGCTACTAGTCCGTTAGTAAAAGAGGTAAAAAAGGAATTTCCTGAAGCCGTTGTGGTCGTATCTGTCGTAACTGCTACAGGTCATGCAATGGCACATCGCATTATTCCGGAGGCAGAAGGTATTATTTTCTTCCCTCTTGATTTGCCTTATTTGACACGTAAGATTTTGCATATTATTAAACCTATTACTATCTTACTTGTAGAAACAGAAATTTGGCCAAATTTCTTGCGCATTGCGCAATCAGAAGATATTCCTGTTATGATGGTTAATGGGCGGATTTCTGATCGTAGTATGAAACGCTATAAATATATTAGTGCGTTCACAAAAGAAATGTTGCGTTCTATTGAACGTTTTTGTATGCAATCTAAGTTTGATGCAGCACATATTGAAGTGTTAGGAGCTCATACACCAGATATTACTGTAACAGGGAATATGAAGTACGACCAAACGTACGCTACTGTATCAAACGAAGAAAAACAATCTCTTCTTGAAGAGTTTGGCTTTGGTAATAATCATCCTATAATTATTGCTGGTAGTACACATAAGGGTGAGGAAGAAACAATATTTGAGACCTTTAAACAAGTATTACAAGAATACCCTCAAGCTCGTTTACTAATTGCGCCTCGTGAGATATATCGCGGTCATGATGTTCAAAATCTAGCGAAGCGTTATGAATTAAATGCTATTTGTCGTAGTGATATGACAGAGCCAGTTCATGAAGGAATACCTGTAGTTGTTTTGGATACTATTGGCGAACTCGGTCGTTTATATAGCTTAGGGGATATTATTTTTGTTGGTGGTTCTCTTGTGAAAACTGGGGGCCATAATATTCTCGAACCGGCAGCACATGGTAAACCAATTCTTGTAGGACCATATATGTTTAATTTCAAAGAGATTTTCGCTTTATTACATTCTCGTCATGCTTGTGAGCAGGTGAAGAATGGTAAAGAATTAACTGATATGGTATTGCGATTATGTAAGGATAAGGATTTATCAACGGAAATGGGGCAAAACTGTCTTGATATTATTCGTGAAAATCGCGGTGCTACACAACGCAATACACAAGAGTTACGTCAGTTATTTGAAAAACACCATATTATTCCATAA
- a CDS encoding ABC transporter ATP-binding protein: MNSYSRLLYFVKPYYKRMIFAVFCMIVAAAAYLVVPWLIKNVVDQVLDEKNMFMLNLIVGAIILIFLIRGFATYGQTYNMSYIGQRVIIDVREAIFNHLQKLSLSYFDRRKTGVIMSNLTNDVAALQSAVVDNLISFITESVTLIGSLVSMLLIDWKLTLVTFITVPVVLVIINVFGKKLRVAGHDVQGRVADITALLQEVISAIRVVKSFAREDFERKRFEDENDRNFKAVIKATKLTSLLSPMVEFSAAIAVAVILWYGGYSVVTGTITAGSLIAFLIYAINLSNPVKRLSQVYGNIQKALAAADRVFEILDTKTDVVEKADAITLPSIKGDVEFKDVSFSYDGEKTALENFTLSVKAGESVALVGPSGAGKTTLANLLPRFYDVTGGALTIDGYNVKDVTFKSLREQIGLVPQETVLFNATIKENILYGRLDATDEEVYEAAKAANVLEFVEKMPDGLDTVVGERGSSLSGGQRQRVAIARAILKDPRILILDEATSALDTESEKLVQEALDRLMKGRTAFVIAHRLSTVQNAHQIVVLNQGHLVEQGTHQELLAVNGGLYNHLYSVQFSNKG, encoded by the coding sequence ATGAATAGTTACTCTAGGCTCTTATATTTTGTAAAGCCTTATTATAAGCGCATGATCTTTGCAGTATTTTGCATGATTGTTGCAGCTGCAGCCTACTTGGTAGTTCCTTGGTTAATTAAAAATGTAGTAGACCAAGTATTAGATGAAAAGAATATGTTTATGTTGAACCTCATTGTAGGGGCTATCATTCTTATATTCTTAATTCGTGGCTTTGCTACCTATGGTCAAACCTATAATATGTCCTACATTGGACAACGTGTCATCATCGATGTCCGTGAGGCTATTTTTAATCACTTGCAAAAATTAAGTTTATCTTATTTTGACCGCCGTAAAACAGGCGTTATCATGAGTAATCTTACAAATGACGTTGCTGCGCTTCAGTCTGCTGTAGTGGATAACTTAATTTCCTTTATTACAGAATCTGTAACACTGATAGGTTCTCTCGTGTCTATGCTTCTCATTGATTGGAAATTGACACTCGTTACCTTTATTACGGTTCCTGTAGTGTTGGTCATTATCAATGTATTTGGTAAAAAGCTTCGCGTCGCAGGTCATGATGTACAAGGTCGTGTGGCTGACATTACAGCCCTTTTACAAGAGGTTATTAGTGCAATTCGTGTTGTGAAATCCTTCGCCCGTGAAGATTTTGAACGCAAGCGTTTTGAAGATGAAAATGATCGCAACTTTAAAGCTGTTATTAAAGCTACTAAGTTGACTAGTTTACTAAGTCCAATGGTTGAGTTTTCTGCGGCTATTGCAGTGGCAGTCATTCTTTGGTATGGTGGCTATTCTGTAGTAACAGGAACTATTACAGCAGGCTCTTTGATTGCTTTCTTGATTTATGCCATTAATTTGTCCAACCCGGTAAAACGCTTGAGCCAAGTGTATGGTAACATTCAAAAAGCCTTAGCAGCAGCTGATCGTGTATTTGAAATCTTAGATACTAAAACTGATGTTGTAGAAAAAGCTGATGCTATTACGTTGCCATCTATTAAAGGCGATGTAGAGTTTAAAGATGTTTCCTTCTCTTATGATGGTGAAAAAACGGCGCTTGAAAACTTCACGTTGTCTGTTAAGGCTGGTGAAAGTGTAGCCCTTGTTGGTCCATCTGGAGCAGGTAAAACGACTCTTGCTAACTTGTTACCTCGCTTCTACGATGTAACGGGTGGCGCTCTTACCATTGATGGTTATAATGTAAAAGATGTTACATTTAAATCATTACGTGAGCAAATCGGACTTGTACCACAAGAAACAGTATTATTTAATGCCACAATTAAAGAGAATATCTTGTATGGTCGATTAGATGCTACTGATGAAGAGGTATATGAAGCTGCTAAGGCTGCTAATGTTCTTGAGTTCGTAGAAAAGATGCCTGATGGTCTCGATACAGTTGTAGGTGAGCGAGGCAGCTCCTTATCTGGCGGTCAACGTCAACGGGTAGCCATTGCACGTGCTATTTTAAAAGATCCTCGTATTCTAATCTTGGATGAAGCCACATCTGCATTAGATACAGAGAGTGAAAAACTTGTACAAGAGGCACTAGATCGCCTCATGAAAGGGCGTACTGCATTTGTTATTGCCCATCGATTGAGCACAGTTCAAAATGCTCATCAAATTGTTGTACTTAATCAAGGCCACTTGGTAGAGCAGGGGACTCACCAAGAGCTATTAGCTGTTAATGGCGGATTGTACAATCATCTCTATTCCGTTCAATTCTCCAACAAAGGATAA
- the lpxK gene encoding tetraacyldisaccharide 4'-kinase — protein MSGEALFKSIVSGENQSILGDIARSSLGFLSKGYEKAVSIRNARFDAGNGVTKVTVPVISVGNITAGGTGKTPMVRFICDVLTQKGLHPTVLSRGYRAEDNKKNIIISKDGAMLVEPFISGDEAWLLAKVLQKSNVIIGRERAKSAEIAINELGADCLVMDDGFQHRALARDIDIVLIDASNPFGYDHVLPRGLLREPLSGLQRASIIVLTKVDQVAPGVVSGIRKRLAHMLPNTPVYETIHKPQCMYTLDEWANGENGSPVDTYQKHRIMAVSGIGNPQSFTQTLTDIGYNVVHTMPFGDHHNFENDDVVDIWKEAFAHQADAICITEKDAVKLSQLHAIEDLKMPILVLSIGIEFISEKQEFIENLEI, from the coding sequence ATGAGTGGGGAAGCATTATTTAAATCCATCGTTAGTGGTGAGAATCAATCCATATTAGGTGATATAGCTCGTTCCAGCTTGGGCTTTCTAAGTAAAGGTTACGAAAAGGCTGTATCAATACGAAACGCTCGATTTGATGCGGGAAACGGGGTTACTAAAGTTACCGTTCCGGTTATCAGTGTTGGGAATATTACTGCTGGTGGTACAGGTAAAACCCCAATGGTGAGATTTATATGTGATGTACTCACACAAAAAGGACTCCATCCTACTGTGCTAAGTCGTGGCTATCGGGCTGAGGACAATAAGAAAAATATAATTATTTCTAAAGATGGTGCTATGTTGGTAGAGCCATTTATTAGTGGTGATGAAGCTTGGTTGTTAGCCAAAGTATTACAAAAGTCTAATGTGATCATCGGTCGTGAACGGGCTAAATCTGCAGAAATTGCTATAAATGAGCTCGGTGCAGATTGTTTAGTTATGGATGATGGCTTTCAACATCGCGCATTAGCTCGAGATATTGATATCGTTCTTATTGATGCTTCTAACCCATTTGGTTATGACCATGTATTACCCCGTGGTTTATTACGAGAACCGCTTAGTGGGTTACAGAGAGCTAGTATTATTGTTCTTACCAAGGTGGATCAAGTGGCACCAGGTGTTGTTTCAGGTATCCGTAAGCGTTTAGCTCATATGCTTCCCAATACACCTGTATATGAAACAATCCACAAGCCTCAATGTATGTATACATTAGATGAGTGGGCCAACGGAGAAAATGGTTCTCCAGTCGATACATATCAAAAGCATCGAATCATGGCGGTTAGTGGTATTGGGAACCCTCAATCCTTTACACAAACATTGACCGATATCGGATATAATGTGGTCCATACAATGCCATTTGGTGATCATCATAATTTCGAAAATGATGATGTTGTAGATATTTGGAAAGAGGCATTTGCTCATCAAGCAGATGCTATTTGTATCACGGAGAAGGATGCGGTGAAGTTGAGTCAATTGCATGCAATTGAAGACTTGAAAATGCCGATTCTAGTGCTATCTATTGGGATTGAATTCATCTCTGAAAAACAAGAATTCATAGAAAATTTAGAGATTTAG
- the kdsA gene encoding 3-deoxy-8-phosphooctulonate synthase, whose product MKTVQIKDITVGGGKGLFVLAGPCVIEDYDRTLAIGKRAKEICERLGVPYIFKASFDKANRSSYGSFRGPGLEEGLKILASIKKELNVPVVSDIHSIEQIEPAAEVLDVLQIPAFLCRQTDLVYGAAKTGKCVNVKKGQFMAPKDMENVLNKMKETGNENLMLTERGFSFGYNNLVVDMRSFPIMRSFDYPVVFDATHSVQLPGGAGTKSSGNREFVPNLARAAVASGVDGLFFEVHDNPEEALSDGPNMLYLDNFEALLRDLVAIDKIVKG is encoded by the coding sequence ATGAAAACAGTTCAAATTAAAGATATTACAGTCGGTGGCGGTAAAGGTCTTTTTGTCCTTGCTGGACCTTGTGTTATTGAAGATTATGACCGTACATTGGCTATTGGCAAACGAGCAAAAGAAATTTGTGAACGCTTAGGAGTTCCATATATCTTTAAAGCTTCTTTCGATAAGGCTAACCGTTCTAGCTACGGTTCTTTCCGTGGACCAGGTCTTGAGGAAGGTCTAAAAATCCTTGCTTCTATAAAAAAAGAACTCAATGTACCAGTTGTAAGTGATATTCACTCCATTGAACAAATCGAACCGGCTGCAGAAGTATTGGATGTTTTACAAATTCCAGCTTTCTTATGTCGTCAAACAGACCTTGTATATGGTGCAGCTAAAACTGGCAAATGCGTAAATGTGAAAAAAGGTCAATTTATGGCACCTAAAGATATGGAAAATGTCTTAAATAAAATGAAAGAAACAGGCAATGAAAATCTTATGCTTACAGAGCGTGGATTTAGCTTTGGCTATAATAATCTCGTTGTAGATATGAGATCTTTCCCAATTATGCGTTCTTTCGATTATCCAGTAGTATTCGATGCTACACATAGCGTTCAATTACCTGGTGGCGCAGGTACTAAATCTAGTGGTAATCGCGAATTTGTACCAAATTTGGCTCGTGCCGCTGTTGCAAGTGGTGTAGATGGTCTATTCTTTGAAGTACATGATAATCCAGAGGAAGCCTTATCCGATGGTCCAAACATGTTATACTTAGATAATTTTGAAGCTTTGCTACGAGATTTAGTAGCTATTGATAAAATCGTAAAAGGTTAG
- a CDS encoding LpxI family protein, with protein MAKVGLIAGIGVLPVEFMRAAHVLGHEVVVIGVVPDVDPALKAEADAFYDISVAKLGKIFKTLKNEGVVELTMLGKVTKEILFKGLAFPDLKTLGVLKRLKNRKDDTIMLAIVDEIEREGFKVLDQTVYLKPFMPKVGVLSKAQPTDEQWADICFGFELAKQMGGLDIGQTVVVKHKAAMAIEAIEGTDKCILRGGELGRGDAVVVKTEKPNQDVRFDVPAVGIKTLMSMIDSGCKVLAVEAEKTIFVQQEDVLDMANRHGIVICAVDQEFVNSRKDA; from the coding sequence TTGGCAAAGGTAGGATTGATTGCAGGCATTGGAGTTTTACCTGTAGAATTCATGCGAGCCGCTCATGTATTAGGTCACGAGGTAGTTGTTATCGGCGTGGTTCCAGATGTAGACCCGGCTTTGAAGGCTGAGGCCGATGCTTTCTATGATATTAGTGTTGCTAAACTAGGTAAAATCTTCAAAACCTTGAAAAATGAAGGTGTTGTGGAGTTAACCATGTTAGGCAAAGTTACTAAAGAAATTCTTTTTAAGGGTCTTGCTTTCCCAGACTTGAAAACATTAGGCGTGCTTAAACGTTTGAAAAATCGCAAGGATGACACGATTATGCTTGCCATCGTTGATGAAATCGAAAGAGAAGGATTTAAAGTTTTAGATCAAACCGTATATCTAAAACCATTTATGCCAAAGGTGGGGGTGCTTTCAAAAGCACAACCAACTGATGAGCAATGGGCGGATATTTGCTTTGGCTTTGAATTAGCAAAACAAATGGGTGGTCTTGATATTGGACAAACTGTTGTTGTTAAGCACAAAGCGGCAATGGCTATCGAGGCTATTGAAGGTACTGATAAGTGCATTTTGCGTGGCGGTGAGTTAGGTCGTGGCGATGCAGTTGTAGTTAAAACAGAAAAGCCAAATCAAGACGTGCGTTTTGATGTACCTGCTGTGGGGATTAAAACATTAATGTCTATGATTGACAGTGGCTGTAAAGTGTTAGCTGTTGAAGCAGAAAAGACTATTTTTGTTCAGCAAGAAGACGTACTTGATATGGCTAATCGCCATGGTATTGTCATCTGTGCTGTAGACCAAGAATTTGTGAATTCCAGAAAGGATGCATAA
- the lpxA gene encoding acyl-ACP--UDP-N-acetylglucosamine O-acyltransferase: MIVVGMENAESNIHSTAIVHPNAKLGKDVIVGPGAVIGEHVEIGDGTQIGAHVVIGGWTTIGKRCEIYPSASIGLEPQDLKFKGEKSYCNIGDETVIREFVTISRATGEGEETRVGNNCLLQACTHVAHNCIVGNNVIMSNCAGLAGHAIVEDRVVIGGLAGIHQFVKIGRNAMVGGMAKVVQDIPPYVIADGQPARVIGLNSVGLSRAGISEEVRRDLKQAFRIIYRSGFSLSKAIEEMEMQLDSSVEIENLLRFLRNADRGIMRTRRD; this comes from the coding sequence GTGATAGTTGTAGGCATGGAAAATGCAGAATCCAACATCCATAGTACAGCCATAGTCCATCCAAATGCTAAATTGGGCAAAGATGTAATCGTAGGTCCTGGCGCTGTAATCGGCGAACATGTCGAAATCGGCGATGGTACACAAATCGGTGCACATGTTGTAATTGGTGGTTGGACAACCATTGGTAAGCGTTGTGAGATTTATCCTAGCGCATCTATTGGGTTGGAACCGCAAGATTTAAAATTCAAAGGCGAAAAAAGCTATTGTAATATTGGCGATGAAACGGTTATCCGTGAATTTGTCACTATTAGCCGCGCTACTGGCGAAGGTGAAGAAACACGTGTAGGCAATAACTGCTTGCTTCAAGCATGTACACATGTGGCTCATAACTGTATTGTTGGCAATAATGTAATTATGAGTAACTGTGCAGGCTTAGCTGGTCACGCTATCGTTGAAGATCGCGTAGTTATTGGTGGCCTTGCAGGTATTCATCAATTTGTTAAGATTGGTCGAAATGCTATGGTTGGTGGCATGGCTAAGGTAGTCCAAGATATTCCACCATACGTTATTGCTGATGGTCAACCAGCGCGTGTTATCGGCCTTAACTCTGTTGGCTTATCTCGTGCAGGTATTTCAGAAGAAGTACGCCGAGATTTGAAACAAGCATTCCGTATTATCTATCGTTCTGGTTTTAGTTTATCTAAGGCTATTGAAGAAATGGAAATGCAGCTTGATTCTTCTGTAGAAATTGAAAATTTATTACGCTTCTTACGCAATGCCGATCGTGGTATTATGCGTACACGTCGCGACTAA
- the lpxB gene encoding lipid-A-disaccharide synthase, translating into MKVMFSAGEASGDTHAASVANALKEIDPSVDMFGMGGTLMERAGVRIVYDIKNLGVIGIVEIVKSLPKFFKLRTYLKRVMMKEKPDILVCVDYPGFNMKLAAVAHELGIPVLYYIAPTIWAWHSSRGNTIRKYVTKVASIFPFEAEAYRKYKCDVEFVGHPLLDIVHPTMTKDEAEEYFGARKEAKKVLLMPGSRKQEVLSLLDTMLKSGEQLMANHEDIQFFLPRAHTIDRSELETFIDAHKVPVTITEDHTYDLMQICDVCLAASGTATLETAMMELPTVLLYRVSPITYGIGKMVVNVSHVGLPNIVAGKEVIPELLQDSVTPQAIVSLVEPLLTDVEKNKAMRSELREVHHKLGEPGAVKRVAELVYNLGKEKCNE; encoded by the coding sequence ATGAAAGTCATGTTTTCCGCCGGAGAAGCATCCGGTGATACTCATGCGGCCAGCGTTGCAAATGCACTAAAAGAAATAGATCCTTCGGTCGATATGTTTGGTATGGGTGGCACCTTGATGGAACGCGCTGGTGTTCGCATCGTATACGATATTAAAAATTTAGGTGTTATAGGGATTGTAGAGATTGTCAAATCCTTACCAAAATTCTTTAAACTTCGCACCTATTTAAAACGTGTCATGATGAAGGAAAAACCGGATATTCTCGTATGTGTAGACTATCCTGGATTTAATATGAAGCTGGCAGCCGTAGCTCATGAATTAGGGATTCCTGTTCTATATTACATTGCGCCTACAATTTGGGCATGGCATAGTAGCCGTGGCAATACGATTCGCAAGTATGTCACTAAGGTAGCATCTATATTTCCTTTTGAAGCAGAAGCGTATCGCAAATATAAATGCGATGTAGAATTTGTAGGGCATCCTTTATTGGATATCGTACATCCTACAATGACTAAAGATGAGGCTGAGGAATATTTTGGAGCCCGTAAAGAGGCTAAAAAGGTTTTACTCATGCCTGGCAGTCGCAAGCAAGAGGTTTTATCATTGCTTGATACGATGTTAAAAAGTGGTGAGCAATTGATGGCAAACCATGAAGATATTCAATTCTTCTTACCTCGAGCACATACCATCGATCGCAGTGAGCTGGAAACCTTTATCGATGCCCATAAGGTGCCTGTTACGATTACAGAAGACCATACGTATGACTTGATGCAGATTTGTGATGTGTGCCTTGCCGCATCAGGAACTGCTACGTTGGAAACAGCAATGATGGAATTACCGACAGTGTTACTGTACCGTGTCTCCCCAATTACTTATGGTATTGGAAAAATGGTAGTAAATGTATCACATGTAGGATTGCCTAATATTGTGGCTGGTAAAGAGGTAATTCCTGAATTATTACAAGATTCTGTTACACCACAGGCTATTGTATCTTTAGTGGAACCTCTTCTAACTGATGTTGAGAAAAATAAAGCTATGCGCAGTGAATTGCGTGAAGTACATCATAAATTAGGTGAACCAGGCGCCGTAAAGCGTGTAGCGGAATTAGTATATAATCTCGGTAAGGAGAAATGTAATGAATAG